A DNA window from Vigna angularis cultivar LongXiaoDou No.4 chromosome 1, ASM1680809v1, whole genome shotgun sequence contains the following coding sequences:
- the LOC108334881 gene encoding methyltransferase FGSG_00040 gives MAAEEDEQLQQLRSKATELFIREEWNASIEAYSHFITLCTQTLSHSLPNQKLRRSLCIALCNRAEARSKLKDFHCALRDCDHALEVDAAHSKTLLCKGKILLCLNRYASALECFRTATLDGNAESVSGYLERCKSLELLSKTGCLDLSDWVSNGFRGKLPELAEHIGAVEIRRSEISGRGLFATKNIDAGSLILVTKAIAMERSIIMGGVQDLSEDAQLAMWKNFIDKVFEFVGKCPRTRGLINRLSSGENEEELEVPDVGLFRPENVEKDGEVEVDVDMVKLVGILDVNSLTEDAVSANVLRRGNDCYGVGLWLLPSLINHSCCPNARRLHVGDYLVVHASKDLKAGEEVTFAYFDPLCGLSKRKEMSVNWCIHCKCKRCRFEGEVFPKQEIREIEIGLERGMDVGGVVFKLEEQMKRLKVRGKEKGYLRASFWEAYSQAYRTERAMKRWGRKIPTAEAVVDSITDVVGGDHRLLKFVMEEFKKNSGGVVERDKVFKMAKQVFGKVVKKQAMKTLLQLCIAD, from the coding sequence ATGGCAGCAGAAGAAGATGAGCAGTTGCAACAACTCAGATCCAAAGCCACGGAGCTTTTCATCAGAGAAGAATGGAATGCCTCGATCGAAGCCTATTCCCATTTCATCACCCTTTGCACCCAAACGCTCTCCCATTCTCTCCCAAACCAAAAGCTTCGCAGATCCCTCTGCATAGCTTTGTGCAATCGCGCAGAAGCGAGGTCCAAGTTGAAGGACTTCCACTGCGCCCTTCGGGACTGTGACCACGCTTTGGAAGTCGATGCCGCGCATTCGAAGACCCTTTTGTGCAAAGGTAAGATCTTGCTCTGCCTCAACCGGTATGCTTCCGCTCTTGAGTGCTTCAGAACCGCCACGCTAGACGGAAACGCTGAAAGCGTAAGTGGGTACTTGGAGAGGTGCAAAAGTTTGGAGCTTTTGTCCAAAACCGGGTGTTTGGATCTTTCGGATTGGGTTTCAAATGGGTTTCGAGGGAAGCTTCCAGAGCTTGCAGAGCACATTGGTGCCGTGGAGATTAGAAGATCTGAGATCAGTGGGAGAGGATTGTTTGCAACGAAGAATATTGATGCTGGGTCGTTGATCTTGGTCACCAAGGCAATTGCCATGGAAAGGAGTATCATAATGGGAGGGGTTCAGGATCTGAGTGAGGATGCACAGTTGGCAATGTGGAAGAATTTCATTGACAAGGTTTTTGAGTTTGTTGGGAAGTGTCCGAGAACAAGGGGTTTGATTAATAGGTTGTCAAGTGGGGAGAATGAGGAAGAACTTGAGGTGCCTGATGTGGGTCTCTTTAGACCTGAGAATGTGGAGAAGGATGGTGAAGTTGAGGTTGATGTTGATATGGTTAAGTTGGTTGGTATATTGGATGTGAATTCTCTGACAGAGGATGCTGTTTCGGCCAATGTGTTGAGGAGGGGCAATGATTGTTACGGTGTTGGCCTGTGGCTGCTCCCTTCCTTGATAAACCACTCATGTTGTCCCAATGCAAGGAGGTTGCATGTTGGGGACTACTTGGTGGTTCATGCTTCTAAGGATTTGAAGGCTGGGGAGGAGGTGACTTTTGCTTATTTTGACCCTTTGTGTGGTTTGAGCAAGAGGAAGGAGATGTCTGTGAATTGGTGTATTCATTGCAAGTGCAAGAGGTGTAGGTTTGAGGGGGAAGTGTTCCCGAAACAAGAAATAAGAGAGATTGAGATTGGTCTTGAGAGAGGGATGGATGTGGGGGGTGTGGTGTTCAAGTTGGAGGAACAAATGAAGAGGTTGAAGGTAAGGGGTAAGGAGAAAGGGTATTTGAGGGCATCATTTTGGGAAGCTTATTCTCAGGCTTATAGGACAGAGAGGGCCATGAAGAGGTGGGGAAGGAAGATTCCTACTGCTGAGGCTGTGGTTGATAGCATCACTGATGTGGTTGGAGGAGATCACAGGCTGCTTAAGTTTGTGATGGAGGAGTTCAAGAAAAATAGTGGTGGAGTTGTTGAGAGGGACAAAGTTTTCAAGATGGCAAAACAAGTGTTTGGGAAGGTAGTGAAAAAGCAAGCAATGAAGACACTTCTGCAACTCTGCATTGCTGATTAA